Proteins encoded together in one Lysinibacillus sp. FSL K6-0232 window:
- the cls gene encoding cardiolipin synthase, whose protein sequence is MSIFTDVQYLVPLISFFNILAALTIIFLERKDATSTWAWILVLFFLPLVGFILYLLLGRQLRKKHLFRWEGRKDIGIDNLISYQMEAIRKETFEFRIANAENYQEMIYMHLKTNNAVLTQDNHLDIFDDGANKFEQLLKDIEAAKDHIHIQYYIFRLDDLGTRIVNALIKKAKQGVKVRLLYDEMGSRNVKRRHFKELLNAGGEVEVFFPSIFPLLNPRLNFRNHRKIVVIDGRIGYIGGFNVGDEYLGLQKKFGYWRDTHLRIEGSAVHPLQTRFLLDWNQASAHQKMGYSDRYFPAIPQKGNVGLQIVSSGPDSDWEQIKIGYLKLINMAQKYIYIQTPYFIPDVSFLDAIKIATLSGIDVRIMIPNKPDHMFVYWATYSYVGQLLRAGAKVYIYEKGFIHAKAIIIDDEASTVGTANIDVRSFSLNFEVNAFIYDATISHQLAELFEKDIFDCTELTWEMYKNRSSLIKFKESISRLLTPIL, encoded by the coding sequence ATGAGCATTTTTACAGATGTACAATATTTAGTACCTTTAATTTCATTTTTTAATATTTTAGCAGCCCTAACCATTATCTTTTTAGAACGTAAAGATGCTACCTCTACATGGGCATGGATTCTCGTATTATTTTTCCTACCGTTAGTCGGGTTTATTTTGTATTTATTACTCGGAAGACAGCTACGAAAAAAACATTTATTCCGTTGGGAAGGACGTAAGGATATCGGGATTGATAATCTTATTAGCTACCAAATGGAGGCTATTCGAAAAGAAACATTCGAGTTCCGTATTGCCAATGCTGAGAATTATCAAGAAATGATTTATATGCATTTGAAAACAAACAATGCCGTATTAACACAGGACAACCATCTCGATATTTTTGATGATGGTGCTAATAAATTTGAACAGCTTTTAAAAGATATTGAAGCGGCGAAAGATCATATCCATATTCAGTATTATATTTTCCGTCTTGATGACTTAGGAACGCGTATTGTTAATGCACTTATAAAAAAGGCAAAGCAAGGTGTGAAAGTACGCCTTCTGTATGATGAAATGGGCTCACGTAATGTAAAAAGGCGCCATTTCAAAGAATTACTAAATGCTGGTGGTGAAGTAGAAGTATTTTTCCCATCTATTTTTCCTCTTCTTAATCCCCGCCTGAATTTTAGAAATCATCGAAAAATCGTTGTTATTGATGGTCGAATTGGCTATATTGGAGGCTTTAATGTTGGTGATGAATATCTAGGCTTACAGAAGAAGTTTGGTTACTGGAGAGATACACATTTACGTATCGAAGGTAGTGCTGTTCACCCATTGCAAACACGCTTTTTATTAGACTGGAATCAAGCAAGCGCACATCAGAAAATGGGCTACTCTGATCGCTACTTCCCTGCTATCCCCCAAAAAGGGAATGTAGGCTTACAAATTGTATCTAGCGGACCAGATTCAGATTGGGAGCAAATTAAAATTGGTTATTTAAAGCTGATTAATATGGCACAAAAATATATTTATATTCAAACACCTTACTTTATTCCAGATGTAAGCTTTTTAGATGCTATTAAAATCGCTACATTATCTGGCATTGATGTTCGCATTATGATTCCAAATAAGCCTGATCATATGTTTGTTTATTGGGCTACATATTCTTATGTAGGGCAGCTATTACGCGCAGGAGCGAAAGTTTATATTTATGAAAAAGGTTTTATTCACGCTAAAGCAATTATTATTGATGATGAGGCATCAACTGTTGGCACAGCAAATATTGACGTCCGAAGCTTTAGCTTAAACTTTGAGGTCAATGCCTTTATTTATGATGCTACTATCTCGCACCAGCTTGCAGAGCTATTTGAAAAGGATATTTTTGATTGTACAGAGCTAACATGGGAAATGTATAAAAATCGTTCCTCTCTTATTAAATTTAAAGAGTCCATTTCACGTTTATTAACGCCAATACTATAA
- a CDS encoding M15 family metallopeptidase, producing the protein MKNKRLPLIIGACISITLIVAIFVVYNYKNNQANIASNEQPKITEPTEPVKEDSSPTTDKPDNTAEVPAKPEQQVDENGYVPNQELPTEPTYINGILLANKIYPLPSTFAPGENPEAKQALDQMLAAAKQQGFDLVAFSGYRSFEYQTTLYNNYVQRDGQAAADRYSARPGYSEHQTGLAFDIGERGKEDLWLTEEFGETPAGQWLFAHAQEYGFILRFPQNKEDITGYMYESWHYRYVGKDIAKEITQQNITLEEYLGVK; encoded by the coding sequence GTGAAAAATAAACGTCTTCCACTTATCATTGGTGCATGTATTTCGATCACATTGATTGTTGCTATTTTTGTAGTGTATAACTATAAAAATAATCAAGCGAATATAGCATCAAATGAGCAACCTAAAATAACCGAACCAACCGAACCAGTAAAGGAGGATTCCTCTCCTACAACAGATAAACCAGACAATACAGCTGAGGTTCCTGCTAAGCCAGAACAGCAAGTGGATGAAAATGGCTATGTTCCAAATCAAGAGCTACCAACAGAGCCGACTTATATTAATGGTATTTTATTAGCAAATAAAATTTATCCGTTGCCATCAACCTTTGCGCCTGGTGAAAATCCAGAAGCAAAGCAAGCATTAGACCAAATGTTAGCTGCTGCCAAGCAACAGGGCTTTGATTTAGTTGCCTTTAGTGGTTATCGTTCGTTTGAATATCAAACAACTTTATATAACAATTATGTGCAGCGTGATGGACAAGCAGCAGCGGATCGCTACAGTGCTCGTCCAGGCTATTCAGAACACCAAACAGGTCTGGCGTTTGATATTGGGGAACGTGGCAAAGAAGATTTATGGCTAACAGAGGAATTTGGAGAAACGCCAGCAGGGCAATGGTTATTTGCACATGCACAAGAGTACGGCTTTATTTTACGATTCCCGCAAAATAAAGAGGATATTACAGGGTATATGTATGAGTCCTGGCATTACCGTTACGTTGGTAAAGACATCGCGAAAGAAATTACTCAGCAAAACATTACATTAGAAGAATATTTAGGTGTGAAATAA
- the yidC gene encoding membrane protein insertase YidC, with product MKNLKLFSVLGLAVFVLSGCQAVENKEGFFYSIFVKPMEFLLEFFGHDIFSGSYGLAIIAITVLIRLVLMPIMLKNYRQQQVMKTKMDAFKPEMEAVQKKMKEAKTKEEQTQYQQEMMALYQKHGINPLNMGCLPMLIQMPIIMGLYFSILYSADVKSHEFLWFSLGSPDITMTIIAGIVYLVQARVSLWTVPEQQKAQMKMFIYISPIMIVFISMSSMAALPLYWSVSGALLILQTYIGRKYYSEHPEKATS from the coding sequence ATGAAAAATTTGAAATTATTTTCAGTGCTTGGGCTTGCTGTTTTTGTGCTTAGTGGCTGTCAAGCTGTGGAAAACAAAGAAGGTTTTTTCTATAGTATCTTTGTGAAACCTATGGAATTTTTATTGGAGTTTTTCGGGCATGATATTTTTTCTGGAAGCTACGGCTTAGCCATTATTGCCATTACAGTACTAATTCGTTTAGTCTTAATGCCGATTATGTTAAAAAACTATCGTCAACAGCAAGTAATGAAGACGAAAATGGATGCGTTTAAGCCTGAAATGGAAGCTGTTCAGAAAAAAATGAAGGAAGCGAAAACAAAGGAAGAGCAAACGCAATATCAACAGGAAATGATGGCTCTTTACCAAAAGCATGGCATTAATCCATTGAATATGGGCTGTTTACCAATGTTAATCCAAATGCCAATCATTATGGGGCTTTACTTCTCGATTTTATATTCAGCAGATGTGAAATCACATGAATTTTTATGGTTTAGCTTAGGATCACCTGATATTACAATGACAATTATTGCAGGTATTGTTTACCTTGTTCAAGCACGTGTATCATTATGGACTGTACCTGAGCAGCAAAAAGCTCAAATGAAAATGTTTATTTATATTTCACCAATTATGATTGTCTTTATCTCGATGTCCTCTATGGCTGCATTGCCTCTGTACTGGTCTGTTAGTGGTGCATTGCTGATTCTTCAAACATATATTGGACGTAAATATTACTCGGAGCATCCTGAAAAAGCAACATCATAA
- a CDS encoding helix-turn-helix transcriptional regulator, whose translation MQLHQHSMSETISKRYFQEIDNINQYVGVEEFFNIESKLIFEIYHLESAKAKKSLHELIDILSIRFGKQVIKIVRSYFSILSSIVARKLLDNQVPAKKAFAFNIACNDMIENQMKDAEFLQFADDLIDFFVYFIADRKQPTFRHQTVNKVIMYINDELENDLTVESIANHFHISTSHLSRIFREHVGITLVEYLNVRRVEESQYYLRHTNKSITSISDQFHFCNQSYFTRIFKKYTGVTPKHFRDELHHEFYRFEMAEAELQNV comes from the coding sequence ATGCAACTACATCAACATTCTATGTCAGAAACGATATCCAAAAGATACTTCCAAGAAATCGATAATATTAACCAATATGTCGGTGTCGAAGAATTTTTTAATATTGAGTCGAAGTTAATTTTTGAGATTTACCATTTAGAATCTGCAAAAGCAAAGAAATCTTTGCATGAATTAATTGATATTCTTTCAATACGTTTTGGCAAGCAGGTTATTAAAATTGTACGAAGTTATTTTTCTATTTTATCATCAATTGTTGCTCGTAAATTATTAGATAATCAAGTGCCTGCTAAAAAAGCATTTGCTTTTAATATTGCTTGTAACGATATGATTGAGAATCAAATGAAGGACGCGGAATTTTTACAATTTGCAGATGATTTAATTGACTTCTTTGTTTACTTTATTGCAGATCGCAAACAGCCGACTTTCCGACACCAAACGGTCAATAAAGTGATTATGTATATAAATGATGAGCTAGAAAATGATTTAACAGTGGAAAGTATTGCCAATCACTTCCATATAAGCACTAGTCACTTATCGCGTATTTTCAGAGAACATGTAGGTATTACACTTGTTGAGTATCTCAATGTTCGACGTGTAGAAGAATCACAATACTACTTGCGACACACAAACAAAAGTATTACTTCTATTTCTGACCAATTCCATTTCTGTAACCAAAGCTATTTTACTCGTATTTTCAAAAAATATACAGGTGTTACACCTAAACATTTTAGGGATGAGCTTCATCATGAGTTTTATCGTTTTGAAATGGCAGAAGCAGAATTACAAAATGTATAA
- a CDS encoding LytTR family DNA-binding domain-containing protein yields the protein MDPKQIEEIMDIIKEFFPENTSIAISDTNEYLYYQPSKKIDLKIKPGDPIKEGSAAHKALSYGQKISSYIEPDVFGVAYYGMSIPLMDEGETKGAITAVFPQKPSAFLTNYITIKIDDCWYPIPHDQVIYLETQLRKTFVKTMTREGYHRLNLSDLELFLAPDSFIRCHRSYIVNIDYIDEIQPDSHSTFLLIMKDGTRIPVSQRYASYFRRSLGF from the coding sequence GTGGATCCAAAGCAAATAGAAGAAATTATGGATATTATTAAAGAGTTCTTCCCAGAGAATACTTCCATTGCGATTTCTGATACAAATGAATATCTATATTACCAACCAAGCAAAAAAATTGATTTAAAAATTAAACCAGGTGACCCTATTAAAGAGGGTTCAGCAGCTCACAAGGCACTATCTTATGGTCAAAAAATTAGCTCTTACATTGAGCCTGATGTTTTTGGTGTAGCCTATTATGGTATGAGCATTCCTTTAATGGACGAGGGTGAAACAAAAGGAGCTATTACAGCTGTCTTCCCACAAAAACCATCAGCTTTCTTAACAAACTACATTACAATCAAAATTGATGATTGCTGGTACCCAATTCCACACGATCAAGTAATTTATTTAGAAACACAGCTCCGTAAAACATTTGTTAAAACAATGACTCGTGAAGGTTATCACCGCCTAAATTTAAGTGACCTTGAGTTATTTTTAGCACCAGATTCATTTATTCGTTGTCACCGCTCTTATATTGTCAACATTGACTACATCGATGAAATTCAGCCAGATTCTCACTCAACGTTTTTATTAATTATGAAGGACGGCACGCGTATTCCTGTTAGTCAACGCTACGCAAGCTACTTCCGTCGCTCTTTGGGCTTCTAA
- a CDS encoding succinate CoA transferase, whose product MDANVQKRLGLKELESKIVTAEAAAALISDGDVVGMSGFTRAGDAKVVPMALVERAKNEQFKIDVYTGASLGPEVDKYLAEAGVIRKRGPFQGDAGIRNLINSGDILYVDAHLSHNAELVRQGIIGPIKYLILEAVAITEDGFIVPTNSVGNSPIFAEYAENIIIELNVSHPEALVGIHDIYVPAEQGAREPIPMTDVQQRIGDIGIKVDPAKIKAIVISEEPDAPSLIVPPDEETQTMANLLLDFFRDEIKAGRLTNNLMPLQSGVGSVANAVLDGFADSEFEDLVVASEVLQDAVFNLIDAGKVKFAAATSITLTEELQKKVYGNLENYADKICLRPQEISNHPELIRRLGLISINTALELDIYGNVNSTHVSGTKMMNGIGGSGDFARNARLGIFVTKSYAKGGAISSVVPMVSHVDHTEHDVDIIVTEQGIADLRGLAPKERAKLIIENCAHPDFKEQLWDYYNRAVEATGDHQTPHILEEALSWHVNLAKNKTMKQGVPAQA is encoded by the coding sequence ATGGATGCAAATGTTCAAAAACGCCTAGGTTTAAAGGAGCTTGAAAGTAAAATTGTTACTGCTGAAGCAGCGGCAGCACTTATTTCTGACGGTGATGTAGTTGGTATGAGTGGTTTTACTCGTGCTGGGGATGCAAAAGTAGTTCCTATGGCATTGGTGGAACGTGCTAAAAATGAGCAGTTCAAGATCGATGTTTATACAGGTGCTTCTTTAGGACCTGAAGTAGATAAATACTTAGCTGAAGCTGGTGTAATTCGTAAGCGTGGACCATTCCAAGGAGACGCTGGCATTCGTAACTTAATTAATTCTGGTGATATTTTATATGTGGATGCACATCTTTCACATAATGCTGAATTAGTGCGTCAAGGTATTATTGGACCAATTAAATATTTAATTCTCGAAGCTGTTGCAATTACAGAAGATGGATTCATCGTACCAACAAACTCAGTAGGTAACTCGCCAATTTTTGCTGAATATGCTGAAAATATTATTATCGAGCTAAATGTTTCTCATCCAGAAGCATTGGTAGGTATCCATGATATTTATGTACCAGCAGAGCAAGGTGCTCGTGAGCCAATCCCAATGACAGACGTACAACAACGCATTGGTGACATCGGTATTAAAGTAGACCCTGCTAAAATTAAAGCAATCGTTATTTCTGAAGAGCCAGATGCTCCGTCACTAATCGTACCACCAGACGAAGAAACACAAACAATGGCAAACCTTTTATTAGACTTCTTCCGTGACGAAATTAAAGCAGGTCGTTTAACAAATAATTTAATGCCTTTACAATCAGGTGTAGGTTCTGTAGCTAATGCTGTATTAGATGGCTTCGCTGATTCAGAATTTGAAGATTTAGTTGTTGCTTCTGAAGTATTACAAGATGCAGTATTCAACTTAATCGATGCAGGTAAAGTAAAATTCGCCGCAGCAACATCCATTACACTTACTGAAGAATTACAGAAAAAAGTATATGGCAATTTAGAAAACTATGCGGACAAAATTTGCTTACGTCCACAAGAAATTTCTAACCACCCAGAGCTTATCCGTCGTTTGGGCTTAATCTCCATCAATACAGCCCTTGAGTTAGATATTTATGGCAATGTAAACTCTACGCATGTATCAGGTACAAAAATGATGAACGGTATCGGCGGTTCTGGTGACTTTGCACGTAATGCTCGCCTAGGTATTTTCGTGACAAAATCATATGCAAAAGGCGGCGCTATTTCTTCTGTTGTTCCAATGGTATCGCATGTTGACCATACAGAACATGACGTAGATATTATCGTAACAGAGCAAGGAATTGCAGACTTACGTGGCTTAGCACCAAAAGAGCGTGCAAAATTAATTATTGAAAACTGTGCACACCCAGACTTCAAAGAGCAATTATGGGATTACTACAACCGTGCTGTTGAAGCAACTGGTGACCATCAAACACCGCATATTTTAGAGGAAGCTCTTTCTTGGCATGTAAATCTTGCTAAAAATAAAACAATGAAGCAAGGCGTACCTGCACAAGCTTAA
- a CDS encoding MFS transporter, producing the protein MRNFIYAIIFFSFFDLFTQLPVMSTYAESLGASAFLTGLAVGMYSLSNTFGNIISGFLTDRKGPFMILVLGLFTTGLSLILYNLVEEPIALLIVRFIHGLVAGFIVPAAFTFLANATEHEKRGKGSAISGAFVGIAAIVGPAFSGILASRTSVPVVFNITASFMLLLGIFAFFILQAKQVKKEQTTSPTHIPISVFFNNAGILKAFLGAFFLMFSQGVIAYLLPLKVYTLGFDSRLSGALMSTFGIVAVLVFLLPTNRIFDKVNPLKTLSFGICLMGLSQLLISQADASALLYIAMACYGVGFGFLFPSVNSLLIDSTTTDVRGKAYGYFYAFFSLGVVLGSSLLGWLSLGIVSGFIFTGIVLLLFAGIILIPHKRPSHT; encoded by the coding sequence ATGCGAAATTTTATTTATGCAATTATTTTCTTCTCCTTTTTTGATCTATTTACTCAGCTTCCTGTTATGAGTACATATGCCGAATCTTTAGGTGCATCGGCATTTCTAACAGGTTTAGCAGTAGGTATGTATTCACTATCTAATACATTCGGTAATATTATTTCAGGCTTTTTAACAGATCGCAAAGGACCTTTTATGATTCTAGTTTTAGGGCTTTTTACAACAGGTCTATCATTAATACTCTATAATTTAGTAGAGGAGCCTATTGCTCTATTAATCGTCCGTTTTATTCATGGACTTGTAGCTGGCTTTATTGTTCCTGCTGCCTTTACATTTTTAGCAAATGCTACAGAGCATGAAAAAAGAGGAAAAGGCAGTGCTATTTCTGGAGCATTTGTTGGCATTGCAGCAATTGTCGGTCCAGCATTTAGCGGTATTTTAGCAAGTCGAACAAGCGTCCCAGTTGTATTTAATATTACAGCAAGCTTTATGCTCCTATTAGGCATTTTTGCCTTCTTTATACTGCAAGCAAAGCAAGTAAAAAAAGAGCAAACAACATCTCCTACACATATTCCAATAAGTGTATTTTTCAATAATGCTGGAATACTTAAAGCATTTTTAGGAGCATTCTTCTTAATGTTTTCTCAAGGTGTTATTGCCTATTTGCTGCCCTTAAAAGTTTATACCTTAGGCTTTGATTCTCGTTTAAGCGGAGCATTAATGAGCACCTTTGGTATTGTTGCTGTACTCGTTTTCCTATTACCTACTAATCGTATTTTTGATAAGGTCAATCCACTGAAAACATTGTCCTTCGGTATATGCTTAATGGGACTAAGTCAATTATTAATAAGCCAAGCAGATGCTAGCGCTCTACTCTATATCGCAATGGCTTGCTATGGAGTTGGCTTTGGCTTCCTATTCCCCTCGGTTAATTCACTATTAATTGACTCAACAACTACTGACGTACGAGGTAAAGCCTATGGCTACTTCTATGCATTTTTCTCTTTAGGCGTTGTATTAGGCTCTTCTTTACTAGGGTGGCTATCTCTTGGCATTGTTAGCGGCTTTATTTTTACTGGTATCGTATTATTGCTCTTTGCAGGCATTATCCTTATTCCACACAAAAGACCTTCTCATACTTAA
- a CDS encoding GNAT family N-acetyltransferase, giving the protein MEFQLQQLAENEFAFLNVQEGEKLAEITWQQNGQVMVMDHTYVSDKLRGQGVAKQLLDRAADYARENGYKMEAVCSYVVAAFEKSDAYNDVKQ; this is encoded by the coding sequence ATGGAATTTCAATTACAGCAATTAGCGGAAAATGAATTTGCTTTTTTGAATGTGCAAGAAGGAGAAAAGTTAGCAGAAATTACTTGGCAGCAAAATGGACAAGTGATGGTCATGGATCACACATATGTATCCGATAAGCTACGAGGCCAAGGAGTGGCTAAGCAATTGCTTGACCGTGCTGCTGATTATGCACGTGAGAATGGTTATAAAATGGAGGCTGTTTGCTCTTATGTAGTGGCAGCATTTGAAAAATCAGACGCATATAATGATGTAAAACAATAA
- a CDS encoding DUF1002 domain-containing protein yields MKKTWIKILTATMLVLGVMAPATGFAADNTPPKAIDEKLGVPIVVYGANLSEAEKESVKKSLKVSEEPEIEEIVVSGEDLVKYIKDSNASSRMYSSAKITRRDAGEGLVIEIVTPSNITQVTSEMYANAMLTAGIQDATVQVAAPKAVTGHSALVGIYKAYEVTTGETLDIERTDVANEELSVATSIAQSAGVDDAKVAELLTEIKKQIAELKPATREDVEKIVQEQLNKLEINLSEKDRQLLVDLMDKISKLDIDFSKWSDQLNDISNTIQEKFGALMEDEGFWASVKNFFANLKDTVSSWFK; encoded by the coding sequence TTGAAAAAGACATGGATTAAAATACTAACAGCCACAATGTTGGTATTGGGAGTGATGGCACCAGCAACAGGTTTTGCGGCGGATAATACACCTCCAAAAGCTATTGATGAAAAATTAGGCGTACCCATTGTAGTATATGGTGCAAATTTATCTGAGGCTGAAAAAGAGTCAGTCAAAAAATCATTAAAAGTAAGCGAAGAGCCTGAAATTGAAGAAATTGTTGTATCAGGAGAGGATTTAGTAAAATACATTAAAGACAGTAACGCAAGCTCTCGTATGTATTCCTCTGCTAAAATTACACGTAGAGATGCAGGAGAGGGTCTAGTCATAGAGATTGTTACACCATCCAATATTACACAAGTAACGTCAGAAATGTATGCAAATGCGATGTTAACAGCGGGGATTCAAGATGCAACTGTACAGGTAGCTGCACCAAAGGCTGTGACAGGGCATTCAGCATTAGTAGGGATTTATAAGGCTTATGAGGTAACAACAGGTGAAACACTTGATATTGAGCGTACAGATGTGGCAAATGAGGAGCTATCAGTAGCAACATCTATTGCACAATCAGCAGGGGTAGACGATGCTAAAGTTGCAGAGCTACTAACAGAAATTAAAAAACAAATTGCTGAGTTAAAGCCAGCTACACGTGAAGATGTAGAAAAAATCGTGCAGGAGCAATTAAATAAGCTTGAAATTAATTTAAGTGAAAAAGATCGTCAATTACTTGTTGATTTAATGGATAAAATTAGTAAGCTTGATATTGACTTTAGTAAATGGTCGGATCAATTAAACGATATTAGTAACACGATTCAAGAAAAATTTGGCGCGCTGATGGAAGATGAAGGCTTCTGGGCAAGTGTGAAAAATTTCTTTGCTAATTTAAAAGATACCGTTTCCTCATGGTTTAAATAA
- a CDS encoding CvfB family protein — MSVLKSGEVVTLTVLEQQASKWILTNGVEELPLNASEVTEPLAVGDRLEVFLFVDRRGDLAATTAIPAFTQGEYGWARVLKVVEREGAFVDIGTSREVLVKAEDLPALQELWPVPGDHLFMTLRTDRNGDLFGRLATEEKVSELYEGAFEDMHNQNILARPYRLLPVGSFLLGVDIPYRIFVHESERKAEPRLGQDIMVRIIDVKEDGSMNGSLLPRKHERLSDDAQQILNYLQDVGGRMPFGDKSSPEEIQEMFNMSKGAFKRALGTLMKAGKVKQQDGWTEEL, encoded by the coding sequence ATGAGTGTATTAAAATCAGGTGAAGTTGTGACATTAACAGTATTAGAGCAACAAGCATCAAAATGGATTTTAACAAATGGAGTGGAGGAGCTCCCATTAAATGCTTCAGAGGTAACAGAGCCATTAGCAGTAGGTGATCGCCTTGAAGTATTTTTATTTGTAGATCGTCGTGGTGATTTAGCGGCTACTACAGCGATACCAGCTTTTACGCAAGGGGAATATGGCTGGGCACGTGTATTAAAAGTAGTTGAGCGTGAAGGAGCCTTTGTGGATATTGGCACATCTCGCGAAGTATTAGTAAAGGCAGAGGATTTACCAGCATTACAAGAACTCTGGCCAGTGCCAGGCGACCATTTATTTATGACATTGCGTACAGATCGCAATGGTGATTTATTTGGACGTCTAGCAACGGAAGAAAAGGTTTCAGAGCTATATGAGGGTGCATTTGAAGATATGCATAATCAAAATATTTTAGCACGCCCTTATCGTCTATTGCCAGTTGGCTCATTTTTACTAGGTGTAGATATTCCTTACCGTATTTTTGTGCATGAATCAGAACGCAAGGCTGAACCAAGACTTGGACAAGATATAATGGTGCGTATTATCGATGTAAAAGAAGATGGGTCAATGAATGGTTCTCTTTTACCACGTAAGCATGAGCGTCTTTCAGATGATGCACAGCAAATTTTGAATTATCTTCAAGATGTTGGTGGTAGAATGCCGTTTGGCGATAAATCTTCGCCTGAGGAAATTCAAGAAATGTTTAATATGAGTAAAGGTGCATTTAAGCGTGCATTAGGTACATTGATGAAGGCTGGTAAGGTGAAGCAACAAGATGGCTGGACAGAAGAATTATAG
- the mntR gene encoding transcriptional regulator MntR: MPTPSMEDHIEQIYLLIANKGYARVSDIAEALSVLPSSVTKMVQKLDKDGYLVYEKYRGLTLTSKGEKLGKRLVQRHELLEQFLRMIGVDEERIYDDVEGIEHHLSWNSIDRIADLVQVMEENPDIVKKLEASKTQHNL, translated from the coding sequence ATGCCAACACCTAGTATGGAGGACCATATTGAACAAATCTATTTATTAATTGCCAACAAAGGCTATGCGCGAGTGTCTGACATTGCTGAAGCATTATCTGTTCTTCCTTCTTCTGTTACAAAAATGGTTCAAAAATTAGATAAAGATGGTTATTTAGTTTATGAAAAATACCGTGGGCTGACATTGACATCTAAAGGAGAAAAGCTTGGAAAACGTCTTGTGCAGCGTCATGAATTGCTCGAGCAGTTTTTACGAATGATTGGTGTAGACGAAGAACGTATTTATGATGATGTTGAAGGAATTGAACATCATTTAAGTTGGAATTCAATCGATCGTATTGCAGATCTTGTGCAAGTAATGGAAGAAAATCCAGACATCGTGAAAAAATTAGAGGCATCTAAGACACAGCACAATCTTTAA
- a CDS encoding late competence development ComFB family protein encodes MSDPILVNVTEEIVRGLVSFLLRGPEYQTFCKCKACELDTVALTLNALPSKYVTSMEARDEAFKEMNTPENIERINKEIIHALHVVNKHPRHKIEPTS; translated from the coding sequence ATGTCAGATCCTATTTTAGTAAATGTTACAGAGGAAATTGTGCGTGGTTTAGTAAGCTTTCTACTACGAGGACCGGAATATCAAACATTTTGTAAGTGCAAAGCTTGTGAACTTGACACGGTGGCACTTACATTAAATGCATTGCCAAGTAAGTATGTTACATCTATGGAAGCTAGAGATGAGGCATTTAAAGAAATGAATACTCCTGAAAATATTGAACGTATCAACAAAGAGATTATTCATGCATTACATGTGGTAAATAAGCATCCTCGACACAAAATCGAGCCTACTTCTTAA